A single Mucilaginibacter inviolabilis DNA region contains:
- a CDS encoding helix-turn-helix domain-containing protein has protein sequence MKHYKSLAQLSLDNGFTPPENPLLNLVHCDNTCGILEQEFTSDFYLIGFKKLISGMFLYGRTKYDHDNGSMSFVKPRQVIEFKNMKFEQNGFLILIHEDFLNGHPLHTEIKKYGYFEYETNEALHLSPKEEQIIWNLFNEIEMEYNNNQDEYSRDIILGHIESILKYSQRFYKRQFINRITATGKMVSRFNDALSAYFEKGYLLEKGLPTVKSMASELNLSPSYLSDLLKQETGKTAMELIHIYLISEAKNLLKGSNNNIAETAYTLGFDNLPYFSRLFKKEVGISPVQFRKQIMN, from the coding sequence ATGAAACATTATAAAAGTTTGGCCCAATTAAGCCTCGACAATGGTTTTACCCCACCAGAAAACCCACTGCTTAACCTGGTGCATTGCGATAACACCTGTGGTATTTTAGAACAGGAGTTTACCAGCGATTTTTATTTGATCGGGTTTAAAAAGCTGATATCGGGTATGTTTTTATACGGACGTACCAAATATGATCATGATAATGGCTCCATGTCGTTTGTAAAACCCCGGCAGGTCATCGAGTTTAAAAATATGAAGTTTGAGCAAAACGGGTTCCTGATATTGATACATGAAGATTTTTTGAACGGGCATCCCCTGCATACCGAGATTAAAAAGTACGGTTATTTTGAATATGAAACCAACGAGGCTCTGCATCTTTCGCCAAAGGAAGAACAGATCATCTGGAACCTGTTCAATGAAATTGAAATGGAATACAACAACAATCAGGATGAATACAGCCGTGATATTATCCTGGGCCATATAGAATCTATCCTGAAATATTCGCAGCGTTTTTACAAACGGCAGTTTATCAACAGAATCACCGCAACGGGTAAAATGGTATCCCGGTTTAATGATGCGCTTTCGGCTTATTTTGAAAAAGGTTATTTGCTGGAAAAAGGCTTGCCTACCGTTAAATCAATGGCCTCCGAGCTTAACCTGTCGCCAAGCTACCTGAGCGATCTGCTGAAACAGGAAACCGGAAAAACGGCTATGGAACTGATACATATTTACCTTATATCCGAAGCCAAAAACCTGCTCAAAGGATCGAACAATAACATTGCCGAAACTGCTTATACCCTGGGTTTTGATAACCTGCCTTATTTTTCGCGTTTATTTAAGAAAGAGGTAGGCATTAGTCCAGTTCAATTCCGGAAACAGATCATGAATTAA
- a CDS encoding PoNe immunity protein domain-containing protein yields the protein MGFFNSIFGNSKAEPTKQIRAQFKDEAFFDSMIKKKQRNLEIYSEDNEKLKSEGKLKPYNQWAIAMEYLDLVYINYSVNNDISICYDNFLKATDYYGIGWDADAFYADMIDMVSLGYLLNIPDEEFKKIVNYVSQSDEGSSFDDWQPDGLLWYIINAKNASGKAPEEVIYKKLYGEIFALTKLPKNEAERAMKTYLENWYALHKDDPWYDAHKKERAYRGYWCWEAGAVTKIMGLDDSSYKDNPYYPYDMVHWKD from the coding sequence ATGGGGTTTTTTAACAGCATATTCGGAAATTCTAAGGCCGAACCCACCAAACAGATCAGGGCTCAGTTTAAGGACGAGGCTTTTTTTGATTCAATGATCAAAAAGAAACAGCGTAACCTGGAAATATATTCGGAAGATAATGAGAAACTAAAAAGCGAAGGCAAACTTAAGCCTTATAATCAATGGGCAATTGCAATGGAATACCTTGATCTGGTGTACATCAATTACTCCGTGAATAATGACATTAGCATATGTTATGACAATTTTTTAAAAGCCACGGATTATTATGGAATTGGCTGGGATGCCGATGCTTTTTATGCCGATATGATTGATATGGTTTCTTTGGGTTATCTGTTAAACATCCCGGATGAAGAGTTTAAAAAAATTGTTAATTATGTTTCCCAGTCTGATGAAGGATCGAGCTTTGATGATTGGCAGCCCGACGGCTTGCTTTGGTATATCATCAACGCTAAAAACGCATCGGGAAAAGCCCCCGAGGAGGTAATTTATAAAAAGCTGTACGGTGAGATATTTGCGTTAACCAAGCTACCCAAAAACGAAGCTGAAAGGGCGATGAAAACTTATTTGGAAAATTGGTACGCACTACATAAAGATGATCCCTGGTACGATGCCCATAAAAAAGAACGGGCATATCGGGGTTATTGGTGCTGGGAAGCCGGTGCCGTAACCAAGATAATGGGGCTCGACGATAGCAGTTATAAAGATAACCCATATTACCCCTATGATATGGTGCACTGGAAAGATTAG
- a CDS encoding PAAR-like protein, producing MSKKYIPDNSCLTCDKGSSPCRLKVTHHNNTKIYGEYLASEMDMIPGENIQPMGRCSATGGACQFEPIYWDKTNKGVKVNGYKLLFEDANLLCKKGGKIKVDFNAPSGSSNGALTGAGAGVFTYGDYTNTLDILQRGTIYDVENGKISLVRPNSPTDYRRHGNYGEMKDNVYHRQEGYRDIRSEHPVINIDKPTASGVDGAYAKSDILKETDTKYNTASIANTNNGRELSARWTRNHVDNGAINPADEEAFARANNNGTLTREVTRVKPDGTMSSETMNDSGFKATRGQSEPLEIQTSRAGGMMNSVRSSLRNSKALTALSESNFSQAVRSSKYATGANDGLFKASQAIARSPALSVAGKVAGRGLIVVGVAIDAYNIYSAYEEEGGFGEKTKEAVGGAAGGLAGGIAGAELGAIIGTAICPGVGTVVGGIVGGVIGGIAGSGLGKTIASWF from the coding sequence ATGTCAAAGAAATATATCCCGGATAATAGCTGCCTTACCTGCGATAAAGGTTCAAGCCCCTGCAGGCTTAAGGTTACCCATCATAACAATACCAAAATATATGGTGAGTATTTAGCCAGTGAAATGGATATGATTCCCGGCGAAAATATCCAGCCAATGGGCAGGTGCTCGGCTACGGGCGGTGCTTGCCAGTTTGAACCCATTTACTGGGATAAAACCAATAAAGGGGTAAAGGTTAATGGTTATAAACTGTTGTTTGAAGACGCCAACCTGCTTTGCAAAAAGGGAGGAAAAATAAAGGTTGACTTTAATGCTCCCAGCGGAAGCAGTAATGGAGCACTCACTGGCGCCGGTGCCGGTGTATTTACTTACGGAGATTATACCAATACTTTAGATATTTTACAACGAGGTACTATTTACGATGTGGAGAACGGCAAAATAAGCCTGGTACGCCCCAACAGCCCTACCGATTACCGCAGACATGGTAATTATGGGGAAATGAAAGATAATGTTTACCACCGGCAGGAAGGTTATAGGGATATAAGAAGCGAACACCCTGTAATTAACATTGATAAACCAACAGCCTCTGGCGTAGATGGTGCTTATGCAAAAAGTGATATCCTCAAAGAAACTGATACAAAATATAATACCGCTTCTATAGCGAATACGAATAACGGGCGCGAATTAAGTGCCAGGTGGACAAGGAACCATGTTGACAATGGAGCTATTAACCCTGCCGATGAAGAAGCATTTGCAAGAGCTAATAATAATGGAACGCTTACACGCGAAGTTACCCGGGTAAAGCCAGATGGCACCATGAGTTCTGAGACGATGAATGACAGTGGTTTTAAAGCTACCCGGGGACAAAGTGAACCATTGGAGATCCAAACATCAAGGGCCGGTGGTATGATGAACAGTGTACGGTCGTCCTTGCGCAATTCAAAGGCGTTAACCGCGCTTTCAGAGTCAAATTTCTCCCAGGCTGTTCGCAGTAGTAAGTATGCTACCGGGGCTAATGATGGCTTGTTTAAAGCTAGCCAGGCAATTGCCAGGTCGCCGGCATTAAGTGTTGCCGGTAAAGTTGCCGGTAGGGGACTCATTGTTGTTGGTGTAGCAATTGATGCTTATAACATATATTCGGCCTATGAAGAAGAAGGTGGCTTTGGCGAAAAAACAAAAGAAGCTGTTGGAGGCGCTGCCGGAGGACTTGCCGGCGGAATAGCCGGGGCAGAGTTGGGGGCTATTATAGGCACAGCCATATGTCCGGGTGTTGGAACGGTTGTAGGAGGGATAGTTGGCGGTGTGATAGGCGGGATTGCCGGCAGTGGTTTGGGGAAAACAATTGCAAGTTGGTTTTAA